The following are encoded together in the Thermanaerothrix sp. genome:
- a CDS encoding aromatic amino acid ammonia-lyase, whose protein sequence is MTVTVGDGPIGVDQVAAAAFGDSVEVSHEALRRCRAVWEALMEIADRGAPKVYGLNTGVGINKDQSVGRECYGVYNLNMLRVHCVGLPPYASLEEARGIMLIKLHHLAMGYTGINPGYMELLKEMLNRGIHPAIPMRGSVGEADITSLSHLGLVMAGEGFVIKGGEIRPAGEALREAGLEPLKPGPKDGLGLVTSNALGEALGCLRLHRLREILDVADLAYAMTMEGLHGNMSPLDERALRLHPSAGVRESAAKAREFLKGSYIERGGKSLQDPLSIRCSPMVHGAVRDAAQGAEAALASHMNCPDDNPLAFEDGTVIPCALFEPLGWVLEFEKLKLALCHLSQAVARRTFRLGSDRFTGLQRFLNPCPAMCHAFGVIQKTMSYLHGENQHLSAPCSFLVEPLSEDQEDRGCNSPMVMEHINRMMDNLEAMLAIE, encoded by the coding sequence TTGACCGTAACGGTGGGCGACGGCCCCATAGGGGTGGACCAGGTGGCGGCGGCGGCCTTCGGGGACTCCGTGGAGGTGTCCCATGAGGCCCTAAGAAGGTGCAGGGCGGTTTGGGAGGCCCTGATGGAGATAGCGGACCGCGGGGCCCCAAAGGTATACGGCCTTAACACCGGGGTGGGCATAAACAAGGACCAGTCGGTGGGCCGGGAGTGTTACGGGGTCTACAACCTCAACATGCTGCGGGTGCACTGCGTGGGGCTTCCACCCTACGCCTCCCTGGAGGAGGCAAGGGGGATCATGCTCATAAAGCTGCACCACCTGGCCATGGGCTATACGGGCATAAACCCCGGCTACATGGAGCTCTTGAAGGAGATGCTGAACCGTGGCATACACCCCGCCATACCCATGAGGGGCTCCGTGGGGGAGGCGGACATAACATCCCTTTCACACCTGGGGCTCGTGATGGCGGGGGAGGGGTTCGTAATAAAGGGCGGAGAGATTCGTCCCGCCGGGGAGGCCTTGAGGGAGGCGGGGCTTGAGCCGTTGAAGCCGGGGCCCAAGGACGGGCTGGGGCTTGTGACGTCCAACGCCCTTGGGGAGGCCCTGGGGTGCCTTAGGCTCCACCGGCTCCGGGAGATCTTGGACGTGGCGGACCTGGCTTACGCCATGACCATGGAGGGGCTTCACGGGAACATGTCCCCCTTGGACGAGAGGGCCCTAAGGCTTCATCCATCGGCGGGGGTCCGGGAGAGCGCCGCCAAGGCCAGGGAGTTCCTCAAGGGGAGCTACATCGAACGTGGCGGCAAGTCGCTGCAGGACCCCCTTTCGATCCGCTGCTCCCCCATGGTGCACGGGGCGGTGCGGGACGCGGCCCAAGGGGCGGAGGCGGCCCTTGCATCCCACATGAACTGCCCGGACGACAACCCCTTGGCCTTTGAGGACGGCACCGTGATACCCTGCGCCCTATTTGAACCCCTGGGGTGGGTCCTGGAGTTCGAGAAGCTCAAGCTCGCCCTTTGCCACCTTTCCCAGGCGGTGGCCCGCAGGACCTTCCGCCTTGGATCGGACAGGTTCACGGGGCTTCAGCGGTTCCTCAACCCCTGCCCCGCCATGTGCCACGCCTTCGGGGTGATCCAGAAGACCATGTCGTACCTCCACGGGGAGAACCAGCACCTGAGCGCCCCCTGTTCCTTCCTGGTGGAGCCCCTTTCGGAGGACCAGGAGGACCGGGGGTGCAACAGCCCCATGGTGATGGAGCACATCAACAGGATGATGGACAACCTGGAGGCGATGCTGGCCATAGAGG
- a CDS encoding xanthine dehydrogenase family protein molybdopterin-binding subunit: MNRWNWVGRSVPRLDVVEKATGEFLFLEDRPRLKGLLYGRLITSPVANGRVHGFRLERARQIQDLVRLFTPMDDLMRVPYNSAVYLEDQRDLRDERIFTDRPLFVGDPVGAVLAHTPQGALRAAALVEVLAEELPPLLGPLPPGVPSPLPLKPPAIEGRIECGEIPAVEEAVELEVTVRTPKVHHGAMEPHLCLSYMDGSVLVVESPCQMPFAVRHVLSKALELPMSRVRVIKAPMGGSFGGKQEVFLETRCALMTLLTRRPVLLTTSRRESIISTRSRAATEGTVRMRALGDGTLLSRSVEVLCDSGAYASGGHRITMAMGKKTFRLYRIPRQEFTGRTFFTNTVPSGACRGYGSPQIHAITEIAMDLLARRLNMDPAEIRLKNLIHPFDQDPTGAPSLGNGRVRECLEEGLKAFRWEERKRRILECRADGRFRTGIGLACATHGNGYHGSPFADVMSMALSLCEDGSVLVNGAFAELGNGTITSMTQIVADVMDLPMDRVFVSEGDTHLTPFDVGCVASRVTYVCGACALEGALELRSRMARAFLALLGLGQEWADRVVFNDGTVSLNGRSMTYGALANRAIKELGESLWAPATFKPRGNPASFGVHFAQVEVDTLTGLVRVTDYLACHDVGKAINPMMVKGQIYGGIQMGMGLALMEELRYDQRGLPLNGSFSRYHMPNGPEMPAVQVLLVERGEEGGPFGAKSVGEIATVPVAPAICNGINMALGTSLTDLPFTPERIVRALAERRDGD; the protein is encoded by the coding sequence ATGAACCGCTGGAACTGGGTTGGCAGGTCCGTGCCAAGGCTGGACGTAGTCGAAAAGGCCACCGGGGAGTTCTTGTTCCTTGAGGACCGCCCAAGGCTCAAGGGGCTCCTGTACGGACGGCTCATAACAAGCCCCGTGGCCAACGGGCGGGTCCACGGCTTCCGGCTGGAACGGGCAAGGCAGATACAAGACCTGGTGCGCCTTTTCACCCCCATGGACGACCTCATGAGGGTCCCCTACAACAGCGCGGTCTACCTGGAGGACCAGAGGGACCTTAGGGACGAGCGGATCTTCACGGACCGGCCGCTCTTCGTGGGGGACCCGGTGGGGGCCGTGCTGGCCCACACCCCCCAGGGGGCCCTAAGGGCCGCGGCGCTGGTGGAGGTTCTGGCGGAGGAGCTTCCCCCGCTGCTTGGGCCGCTTCCTCCGGGCGTTCCGTCGCCCCTTCCACTCAAGCCCCCGGCGATCGAGGGCCGCATAGAGTGCGGGGAGATTCCAGCGGTGGAGGAAGCGGTGGAGCTTGAGGTGACGGTGCGCACCCCCAAGGTGCACCACGGGGCCATGGAACCCCACCTGTGCCTTTCGTACATGGACGGTTCCGTGCTGGTGGTGGAGTCCCCGTGCCAGATGCCCTTTGCGGTCCGCCACGTCCTCTCCAAGGCCCTGGAGCTTCCCATGAGCCGGGTGAGGGTGATAAAAGCCCCCATGGGGGGCTCCTTTGGAGGAAAGCAGGAGGTGTTCCTGGAGACCCGCTGCGCCCTCATGACCCTTCTTACCCGCCGGCCTGTGCTGCTCACAACCAGCCGGCGGGAAAGCATCATATCCACCAGGAGCAGGGCCGCCACGGAGGGGACCGTTCGGATGAGGGCCCTTGGGGACGGCACCCTGTTGAGCCGCTCCGTGGAGGTGCTGTGCGACTCCGGGGCCTACGCCAGCGGCGGACACCGGATAACCATGGCCATGGGGAAGAAGACATTTAGGCTCTACCGGATACCCCGCCAGGAGTTCACGGGGCGCACGTTCTTCACCAACACGGTGCCAAGCGGCGCCTGCAGGGGCTACGGCTCGCCCCAGATACACGCCATAACGGAGATAGCCATGGACCTCTTGGCCCGAAGGCTCAACATGGACCCGGCGGAGATAAGGCTTAAGAACCTCATCCACCCCTTCGACCAGGACCCCACCGGGGCCCCCTCCCTTGGCAACGGCAGGGTTCGGGAGTGCCTCGAGGAGGGGCTAAAGGCATTTCGCTGGGAGGAGAGGAAGCGCCGCATCCTGGAATGCCGGGCGGACGGCAGGTTCCGGACCGGCATAGGGCTGGCCTGCGCCACCCACGGCAACGGCTACCACGGCTCCCCCTTCGCGGACGTGATGTCCATGGCCTTGAGCCTCTGCGAGGACGGCTCGGTGCTGGTCAACGGCGCCTTTGCGGAGCTTGGCAACGGCACCATAACCTCCATGACGCAGATCGTGGCGGACGTGATGGACCTTCCGATGGACCGGGTCTTCGTGTCCGAGGGAGACACCCATCTTACCCCCTTCGACGTGGGGTGCGTGGCGAGCCGTGTCACCTACGTGTGCGGCGCCTGCGCCCTGGAGGGGGCCCTTGAGCTCCGGTCCCGCATGGCAAGGGCCTTTCTGGCCCTCCTGGGCTTGGGGCAGGAGTGGGCGGATCGGGTGGTCTTCAACGACGGCACCGTGAGCCTCAACGGCCGCTCGATGACCTACGGCGCCTTGGCCAACAGGGCCATAAAAGAGCTGGGGGAGAGCCTGTGGGCGCCAGCCACGTTCAAGCCCCGGGGGAACCCCGCCTCGTTCGGGGTCCACTTCGCCCAGGTGGAGGTGGACACCCTGACGGGCCTCGTGCGAGTCACCGACTACCTGGCATGCCACGACGTGGGGAAGGCCATAAACCCCATGATGGTAAAGGGGCAGATATACGGTGGGATCCAGATGGGGATGGGCCTTGCGCTCATGGAGGAGCTTAGATACGACCAGAGGGGTCTTCCCCTCAACGGCTCCTTCAGCCGGTACCACATGCCCAACGGTCCGGAGATGCCTGCGGTGCAGGTGCTGCTGGTGGAAAGAGGCGAGGAAGGGGGCCCCTTCGGGGCGAAGAGCGTGGGGGAGATAGCCACGGTTCCGGTGGCCCCCGCCATATGCAACGGGATCAACATGGCCCTTGGAACGTCCCTTACGGATCTGCCCTTCACCCCGGAGCGGATAGTAAGGGCCCTTGCGGAGAGGAGGGATGGGGATTGA
- a CDS encoding FAD binding domain-containing protein: MLRASPRTLAELTELALDSPKDLRYIAGGTDLTVKMHREGLGLHLMDVTRVEGLRDIERQGSAVRVGAAVPFADISLGLNLPKGLSTMASKVGSPQIRSRGTMGGNVGNLSPAGDSIPMLMALEASMEVLHFENTSPVKLSIPMGEIKSGPFGVLRGPKDLITGFVIPPWEFSFFGKVGSRRTVTISKVNLACALSLAGNRCRVYMGAVGRLPVRCPRAEEAIAGLSGTELQRELPRLLSQAVEEAIPSRASMPYKREAVKALGLELALELAHGRGC, encoded by the coding sequence ATGCTTAGGGCTAGCCCCAGGACCCTTGCGGAGCTCACCGAGCTGGCGCTGGACTCTCCTAAGGACCTCCGCTACATAGCGGGGGGCACGGATCTTACCGTGAAGATGCACCGTGAGGGCTTAGGCCTTCACCTCATGGACGTAACCCGCGTTGAGGGTCTCCGGGACATCGAGCGCCAAGGCAGCGCCGTCAGGGTGGGAGCCGCGGTCCCCTTCGCCGACATAAGTTTGGGCTTGAACCTGCCTAAGGGGCTTTCCACCATGGCATCCAAGGTGGGCTCCCCCCAGATACGAAGCCGGGGCACCATGGGGGGCAACGTGGGGAACCTCTCCCCCGCCGGGGACTCCATACCCATGCTGATGGCCCTTGAGGCCTCCATGGAGGTGCTTCACTTCGAGAACACCTCCCCAGTTAAGCTGTCCATCCCCATGGGTGAAATCAAGTCGGGCCCCTTCGGGGTTTTAAGGGGGCCTAAGGACCTCATAACCGGCTTTGTGATACCCCCCTGGGAGTTCTCCTTCTTCGGCAAGGTGGGGTCCCGAAGGACCGTGACCATATCAAAGGTCAACTTAGCTTGCGCCCTAAGCCTCGCCGGAAACCGATGCCGGGTTTACATGGGAGCGGTGGGCAGGCTGCCGGTTCGATGCCCAAGGGCGGAGGAGGCCATAGCGGGCCTGTCCGGCACGGAGCTCCAGCGGGAGCTTCCCCGGCTGCTCTCCCAAGCGGTGGAGGAGGCCATCCCCTCTAGGGCCTCCATGCCCTACAAGCGGGAGGCGGTGAAGGCCCTGGGCCTTGAACTGGCCCTGGAGCTCGCCCATGGGAGGGGGTGTTAG
- a CDS encoding (2Fe-2S)-binding protein, with product MSITFKLNGREVTFSPSPEQRLLDMLRELGMTSVKEGCSEGECGACTVVMNRRPVASCTVMAFQAEGADILTLEGLSQNGLLHPIQSAFAECGAVQCGFCTPGMIMSAYALLMNNPSPTREEAAEAISGNLCRCTGYLPIIDAILEASRRLPSHA from the coding sequence TTGTCCATAACCTTTAAGCTGAACGGGCGGGAAGTGACATTCTCTCCTTCCCCGGAGCAGCGGCTGCTGGACATGCTGAGGGAACTGGGCATGACCAGCGTGAAGGAGGGCTGTTCCGAAGGGGAGTGCGGGGCCTGCACGGTGGTGATGAACCGCCGCCCGGTGGCGTCCTGCACCGTGATGGCCTTTCAGGCGGAGGGGGCGGATATACTAACCCTTGAGGGCCTCTCCCAAAACGGGCTTCTGCACCCCATACAGAGCGCCTTCGCGGAGTGCGGAGCGGTCCAGTGCGGCTTCTGCACCCCCGGCATGATAATGTCCGCCTACGCCCTCCTCATGAACAACCCCTCCCCCACCAGGGAGGAGGCGGCGGAGGCCATATCGGGCAACCTCTGCCGCTGCACCGGCTACCTGCCCATAATAGACGCCATACTAGAGGCTTCAAGGAGGCTTCCATCCCATGCTTAG
- a CDS encoding ATP-binding protein, whose amino-acid sequence MALRIDLEDVPHPVVIFPPGGSPKEGNSRGGHFLAAFGWDGPPPSGNTLSIGGKQFLPVHLASLPEGEVFALVEALCAPKRDLFISQISHEIRNPLNNIIGMSEMCLSAESPNRRWLECIKEASSHLLRIANDLLDLSSANSDLELQLAPYEVRKLISNTVRFVAPMAEAKGLILLTKVSPSVPEKLKGDQDRVRQILLNLLTNAIKFSEHGSVKVEASVEGDDLVISVTDSGRGIPKEQLDKIFLPFYQASPSDRGQGRGLGLAICRKLAESMGGTITVKSAPGEGSSFSIKVPALDVKEEVSSPDEAPQRPGKPLSTAAKRPLNILLAEDDPLNRELVETALSAMGHRVKGTSTGVEALRAFSSQAFDLAILDVNMPQGDGVWLAREIRLLESKEPSRPRTPLIALTACATEEDRERCLKAGMDLFLTKPVPLEELRAAVEGAASGEMPVSEEGEKGGSPEIATQRLMDLSMGDREVMGKALTLFKEGVPIMLETLRLLLHRSDLKGAASVVHKLKGRFATVGHQEAAEYLATLEERLKEGQGEDPDHIINRINQATRQVLKAYEDINVKPL is encoded by the coding sequence ATGGCCCTTAGGATAGACCTGGAGGACGTGCCGCACCCAGTCGTAATCTTCCCCCCCGGAGGATCTCCCAAGGAGGGCAACTCCAGAGGCGGCCACTTCCTGGCCGCCTTCGGCTGGGACGGACCTCCCCCCAGCGGGAACACCCTGTCCATAGGGGGCAAGCAGTTTCTGCCGGTGCATCTCGCATCCCTGCCGGAGGGGGAGGTGTTCGCCCTGGTGGAGGCCCTGTGCGCCCCCAAGAGGGATCTTTTCATCTCCCAGATAAGCCATGAGATCCGGAACCCCCTTAACAACATCATCGGCATGTCCGAGATGTGCCTCTCCGCGGAGAGCCCCAACAGGAGGTGGCTTGAGTGCATAAAGGAGGCTTCAAGCCACCTGCTTCGGATCGCCAACGACCTCCTGGACCTGTCCTCCGCCAATAGCGACCTGGAACTCCAGTTGGCCCCCTACGAAGTCCGGAAGCTCATATCCAACACCGTCCGCTTCGTGGCCCCCATGGCGGAGGCCAAGGGGCTCATCCTCCTCACCAAGGTAAGCCCGTCGGTACCGGAGAAGCTCAAGGGGGATCAGGACAGGGTAAGGCAGATCCTGCTCAACCTCCTGACCAACGCCATAAAGTTCTCGGAACACGGCAGCGTCAAGGTGGAAGCCTCCGTTGAGGGGGACGACCTTGTAATATCGGTCACCGACAGCGGGCGGGGCATACCCAAGGAACAGCTGGACAAGATATTCCTGCCCTTCTACCAGGCGTCCCCTTCGGACCGGGGACAGGGACGGGGGCTTGGACTTGCCATATGCAGGAAGCTGGCGGAGTCCATGGGGGGCACCATAACGGTCAAAAGCGCCCCCGGGGAAGGGTCCTCCTTCTCCATCAAGGTGCCGGCCCTTGATGTTAAGGAAGAGGTATCCTCCCCCGACGAGGCGCCGCAGCGCCCTGGCAAGCCATTAAGCACTGCCGCGAAGAGGCCCCTTAACATACTGCTCGCGGAGGACGACCCCCTCAACCGGGAACTGGTGGAGACCGCCCTGTCCGCCATGGGGCACCGGGTTAAAGGGACCTCCACCGGCGTGGAGGCCCTCAGGGCCTTCTCGTCCCAGGCCTTCGACCTTGCCATACTGGACGTGAACATGCCCCAGGGGGACGGGGTATGGCTAGCGAGGGAGATACGGCTCCTGGAGTCAAAGGAGCCCTCCCGCCCGCGGACGCCGCTCATCGCGCTTACCGCCTGCGCCACGGAGGAAGACCGGGAACGGTGCCTCAAGGCGGGCATGGACCTGTTCCTAACCAAACCGGTACCACTTGAGGAGCTTCGGGCCGCGGTGGAAGGGGCCGCCAGCGGCGAGATGCCGGTGTCGGAGGAAGGGGAAAAAGGCGGTTCGCCTGAAATAGCCACCCAGCGGCTCATGGATCTCTCCATGGGAGACCGGGAGGTGATGGGCAAGGCCCTCACCCTCTTCAAGGAAGGGGTCCCCATAATGCTGGAGACGCTGCGGCTTTTGCTCCACCGCAGCGACCTCAAGGGGGCCGCGTCGGTGGTTCACAAGCTCAAGGGCCGGTTCGCCACCGTAGGCCACCAGGAGGCAGCGGAATACCTGGCCACGCTGGAAGAGCGCCTCAAGGAGGGGCAAGGGGAGGACCCGGACCACATAATAAACCGGATCAACCAGGCCACCCGGCAGGTGCTCAAGGCCTACGAGGACATAAACGTTAAACCCCTTTGA
- a CDS encoding response regulator — protein MKPIRILITEDDPMVSFIIGRLVNSLGDFLLVGQAQNGREALEQIRAHKVDLVLLDLSMPEVDGKEVMLELRNNDMDSDVIIITSSYKKSDAVEALRLGAWDYIVKPFSYDRLRVSLDSYKDAFRYRASLPSELSQEQLDRVFYPESRLNLYSTSGIQRGDTAQRIMDILSQEEKPLSAGEIADKIGISRITVRKYCEALVSTGRLISQNHYQPKGRPIKKYQPI, from the coding sequence ATGAAGCCCATAAGGATACTGATAACCGAGGACGACCCGATGGTGTCGTTCATCATCGGCCGCCTTGTGAACTCCCTGGGGGACTTCCTGCTGGTAGGACAAGCCCAGAACGGCAGGGAGGCGCTGGAGCAGATAAGGGCCCACAAGGTGGACCTGGTGTTGCTGGACCTATCCATGCCGGAGGTGGACGGCAAGGAGGTCATGCTGGAGCTCAGGAACAACGACATGGACTCCGACGTGATCATCATAACCAGCTCCTACAAGAAGTCCGACGCGGTGGAGGCCCTGCGGCTGGGGGCCTGGGACTACATCGTAAAGCCCTTCTCCTACGACCGGCTTCGGGTCTCCCTGGACTCCTACAAGGACGCCTTCCGCTACCGGGCGTCGCTGCCCTCGGAGCTGAGCCAGGAACAGCTCGACCGGGTCTTCTACCCCGAGAGCCGGCTCAACCTCTACTCCACCTCCGGGATCCAGCGGGGGGACACCGCCCAGCGGATAATGGACATCCTCTCCCAGGAGGAGAAACCCCTCTCTGCGGGGGAGATAGCGGACAAGATCGGCATATCCCGCATAACGGTCCGCAAGTACTGCGAGGCCCTGGTATCCACGGGAAGGCTGATATCCCAGAACCACTACCAGCCAAAGGGACGGCCCATAAAGAAGTACCAACCCATATAG
- a CDS encoding Xaa-Pro peptidase family protein produces the protein MELRRLERLVKRLGEEGMDGLFLGPSGDLLYITGLDLFPDERCKGLMVSRNGCFGLVPRLYRQEMELHMEGVPLFVWDDREGFVGAYREGCRRLGLEGGVIGVNCGMRAVDLIDAQGAVPARYVNGAKVLDPLRRVKTEEELALMRRASAMADQVMERVYRFLRPGLSERQVKEFILKCFDELGTTPSFDPIVAFGANAAMPHYGGVDAVGREGDCVVLDFGCRVQGYCSDMTRTFFLAGVPEKSREVYQVVLKSQLKGIEAVRPSVPAQEVDRAARDVIARAGYGEHFLNRLGHGIGLEVHEGPYIVEGNHAPLEVGNVFSVEPGIYIPGALGVRIEDLVVVGEDGPEVLNSFPKELMVAG, from the coding sequence TTGGAGTTGCGCCGGTTGGAGCGGTTGGTTAAGAGGCTTGGGGAAGAGGGCATGGACGGTCTGTTCCTGGGCCCCTCGGGGGACCTTTTGTATATAACCGGTCTTGATCTATTCCCCGACGAGCGCTGCAAGGGGCTCATGGTGTCCCGGAATGGGTGTTTCGGCCTTGTGCCCCGGCTTTACAGGCAGGAGATGGAGCTCCACATGGAGGGGGTGCCCCTTTTCGTGTGGGACGACCGGGAGGGTTTTGTGGGAGCATACCGGGAGGGCTGTAGGAGATTGGGGCTGGAGGGTGGGGTCATAGGGGTGAACTGCGGGATGAGGGCGGTGGACCTGATAGACGCCCAAGGGGCGGTGCCCGCCAGGTACGTGAACGGTGCCAAGGTCCTGGACCCCTTGCGGCGGGTCAAGACTGAGGAGGAGCTGGCCCTCATGCGCAGGGCCTCCGCCATGGCGGACCAGGTGATGGAGCGGGTCTACCGGTTCCTTCGTCCCGGCTTGTCCGAGAGGCAAGTCAAGGAGTTCATCCTCAAGTGCTTCGACGAGCTGGGCACCACGCCGTCCTTCGATCCCATAGTGGCCTTTGGGGCCAACGCCGCCATGCCCCACTACGGCGGCGTAGACGCTGTGGGCAGGGAGGGGGACTGCGTGGTGCTGGACTTCGGCTGCCGGGTTCAAGGCTACTGCTCCGACATGACCAGGACGTTCTTCCTTGCCGGGGTGCCGGAGAAGTCCCGGGAGGTCTACCAGGTGGTGCTCAAGTCCCAGCTCAAGGGCATAGAGGCGGTGCGCCCCTCGGTGCCCGCCCAGGAGGTGGACCGGGCCGCCCGGGACGTCATAGCCCGGGCGGGCTACGGCGAGCACTTCCTCAACCGCCTTGGCCACGGCATAGGCCTGGAGGTCCACGAGGGGCCCTACATAGTGGAGGGCAACCACGCCCCCCTTGAGGTGGGGAACGTCTTCAGCGTGGAGCCCGGCATATACATCCCCGGCGCCCTGGGGGTACGCATAGAGGACCTGGTGGTGGTGGGGGAGGACGGCCCGGAGGTGCTGAACTCCTTCCCAAAGGAGCTCATGGTGGCGGGGTAA
- a CDS encoding alkaline phosphatase, protein MKRAVRLRFLGLLLGLFVLALGGAADAKVKNVIVLMCDGTGATHTTVARWYKGGPLAIDQMPAGRVRTWGAESLITDSAPAATAFATGFKASDKSIGVLPWSVTMPGVPKVASGDMGRPVASVLEAARLMGKATGLVVTSNVQHASPAAYSSHWPDRNDYNEIGEQQVYGGFQVVFGGGRKYLLPKSKGGVREDGEDLLEELQRRGYKVVSTKDEMRSLSSGPVFGLFADDDMAYDFDRPAVAPSQPSLAEMTSKAMELLSKDPEGFFLFVEGSKIDWASHANDPVGVVSDVLAFDDAVRVALDFARKDRNTLVLVFADHGNGGMSLGSKVTDKNYSKLPLEALVTPLKAARLTGEGVEKVLGDDRSEMKVREAVASFYGVSDLSADEVNAIQQAKKGSLNYVLGPIISKRSPIGWTTNGHTGEDLFINYYGLEKPLATIENTEIARICAREMGASLEKATGTLFVDSAEAFGSMGASVELDKSDPANPVLVVRKGSVRAEMPLSKDYMRMGGRVVNLGGVCVFSPKTGKVYVPLKAVEVFKGSAR, encoded by the coding sequence ATGAAACGTGCGGTTAGGTTGAGGTTTTTGGGGCTTCTACTTGGGCTTTTCGTGCTGGCCCTTGGGGGCGCCGCGGATGCCAAGGTCAAGAACGTTATAGTGCTCATGTGCGACGGCACCGGTGCCACCCACACCACCGTGGCCCGGTGGTACAAGGGTGGACCCCTTGCCATTGATCAGATGCCCGCGGGTAGGGTGAGGACCTGGGGGGCCGAGAGCCTCATAACCGACTCCGCCCCCGCCGCCACGGCCTTCGCCACGGGTTTCAAGGCCAGCGACAAGTCCATAGGGGTCCTGCCCTGGAGCGTCACCATGCCTGGGGTGCCGAAGGTGGCCTCCGGCGATATGGGGCGTCCTGTGGCGTCGGTGCTTGAGGCCGCCAGGCTCATGGGGAAGGCCACGGGGCTTGTGGTGACCAGCAACGTGCAGCACGCCAGCCCCGCCGCCTACTCCTCCCACTGGCCGGATCGGAACGACTACAACGAGATAGGGGAGCAGCAGGTCTACGGCGGGTTCCAGGTGGTCTTCGGCGGCGGCAGGAAGTACCTGCTGCCCAAGTCCAAGGGAGGCGTCAGGGAAGACGGGGAGGACCTCCTTGAGGAGCTTCAGCGGCGGGGATACAAGGTGGTCTCCACCAAGGATGAGATGAGGTCCCTGTCCTCGGGCCCGGTCTTCGGGCTTTTCGCCGACGACGACATGGCCTACGACTTCGACCGCCCCGCGGTGGCCCCTTCGCAGCCAAGCCTTGCGGAGATGACCTCCAAGGCCATGGAGCTCTTGTCCAAGGACCCGGAGGGCTTCTTCCTCTTCGTGGAGGGTTCCAAGATAGACTGGGCCTCCCACGCCAACGACCCGGTGGGGGTGGTGTCCGACGTGCTGGCCTTCGACGACGCGGTGCGGGTGGCGCTGGACTTCGCCCGGAAGGACCGGAACACCTTGGTGCTGGTCTTCGCGGACCACGGCAACGGGGGCATGTCGCTGGGCAGCAAGGTGACCGACAAGAACTACTCCAAGCTTCCGCTGGAGGCCCTGGTCACGCCCCTTAAGGCCGCCAGGCTCACCGGCGAGGGGGTGGAGAAGGTCCTTGGGGACGACCGGTCGGAGATGAAGGTTCGGGAGGCCGTGGCGAGCTTCTACGGCGTGTCGGACCTCTCCGCCGACGAGGTTAACGCCATACAGCAGGCCAAGAAGGGGAGCCTCAACTACGTGCTGGGCCCCATCATCTCAAAGCGGAGCCCCATAGGCTGGACCACCAACGGCCACACCGGCGAGGACCTCTTCATAAACTACTACGGCCTTGAGAAGCCCCTGGCCACCATAGAGAACACCGAGATAGCCAGGATATGCGCCCGGGAGATGGGGGCGTCCCTGGAGAAGGCCACGGGGACCCTCTTCGTGGACTCCGCCGAGGCCTTCGGCTCCATGGGCGCGTCGGTGGAGCTGGACAAGTCGGATCCCGCAAACCCCGTGCTGGTGGTGCGCAAGGGATCGGTCCGGGCGGAGATGCCCTTGAGCAAGGACTACATGCGCATGGGAGGAAGGGTTGTGAATCTCGGCGGGGTATGTGTTTTCTCCCCCAAGACCGGCAAGGTCTACGTGCCCCTGAAGGCGGTGGAGGTCTTCAAGGGCAGCGCCAGGTAG